In the Uranotaenia lowii strain MFRU-FL chromosome 1, ASM2978415v1, whole genome shotgun sequence genome, GGTACAAATACAAAAAGGGCCTACTGCCCCAGTTGGGGTTCTTGCCCCTACAGTGATTGAATTTCAgctttcggattttttttaaatgcatttttgaacgtttttatctacctTTTCAAGTATAAtccagttaggaaatagacATTTTTAGTGTCTGAAGGGCCATTAGGCCCTATATgcttatgattattttttttcaattatttcatttattttcgaaCATTCTTTGTTCGTTAACCTGAATTAACCAGACTGGCAGGTTTTgtcaaaatgaaattctttgAATTACATTTTTGATACTTAAATCACAGAGAACttaaatgtgtataaaaataatataaataatgaCCCTAGATCTAGACCCTTTTTTGTAccggattttcatcctctgggatgattcatccctagaCGCCTGCAGACACACGCAATATTAATAATTGAGTAGTTTTTATATAAgccattagatttttttttatcgaaggcACGTTCTCGTAATAAACTGATAAGTGTATTGCCACAGAGAATAACACCATCATGCCACTAGTAAAAAAACAAGCATTattataatatatttttattctacTTTCTAATAACTCTTTATCAACAATGGTTTACAACAATCAAGTCAATCATTCTTTACTAAAACTTATCCTTTTCCAGaatcgatttatttattttgcttcTTCTTGTAGTCCTCCAGAGCGGCTTTTATGGCATCTTCAGCCAACATAGAACAATGAAGCTTAACCGGGGGCAGCGACAGCTCCTTCGCAATGTCTGTGTTCTTGAGAGATCCAGCTTCTGCGAGCGTCTTGCCTTTGACCCATTCGGTGGCCAAGGAGCTGGAAGCAATGGCCGATCCACATCCAAATGTTTTGAACTTTGCGTCAATGATTTTACCATTATCGTCGACCTTGATCTGTAACTTCATGACGTCGCCACAGGCCGGAGCACCAACCAATCCCGTTCCGACGGTGCTATCCTTCTTGTCCAGCGAGCCAACATTTCTCGGGTTCTCGTAATGATCCAGCACATTCTTGTGGTACAGAGCCAGCGGAACGCTCTGGGTACGGCGAAATTTCAACAGCGTATTGATGCGTGCAGGCAGAGCGGCCATGATTGATCAACTGTATGTTTTCACGTAATTTTCCGATAATAACCACAACAAATTGCAGTATTTCACAACAAATTTTTACTTCTCGATGACTGCGCAATACGCCGTGTATATAAATAA is a window encoding:
- the LOC129748673 gene encoding iron-sulfur cluster assembly scaffold protein IscU, which produces MAALPARINTLLKFRRTQSVPLALYHKNVLDHYENPRNVGSLDKKDSTVGTGLVGAPACGDVMKLQIKVDDNGKIIDAKFKTFGCGSAIASSSLATEWVKGKTLAEAGSLKNTDIAKELSLPPVKLHCSMLAEDAIKAALEDYKKKQNK